One part of the Pogona vitticeps strain Pit_001003342236 chromosome W, PviZW2.1, whole genome shotgun sequence genome encodes these proteins:
- the LOC140702927 gene encoding uncharacterized protein LOC140702927, producing the protein MECEKSFSGRRNQHSHQRPHTAEKPHKCMECGKSFRQSGQFRVHQRTHTGEKPYKCMECGKSFSQSCELKVHQRTHTGEKPYKCMECGKSFTQSGQLMAHQRTHTGEKPYKCMECGKSFSQSGHLRVHQRTHTGEKPHKCMDCGKSFSHSCLLRLHQRTHTGEKPHKCMECGNSFSHSAALRSHQRTHTGEKPHKCMECGKSFSQSSNLKSHHRTHTGEKPHKCMECGKSFSQSGHLTVHQRTHTGEKPHKCMECENSFSHSAALRSHQRTHTGEKPHKCMECGKGFSRNGELRLHQRTHTGEKPYKCMECGKSFSQSGHLRVHQRTHTGEKPHKCMKCGKSFRHSSHLRVHKRTHTGVKMLT; encoded by the coding sequence atggaatgtgaaaagagtttcagcgggAGAAGGAATCAGCATTCACATCAAAGGCCCCACACTgcggagaaaccacataaatgcatggaatgtggaaagagctttcgtcAGAGTGGTCAgtttagggtacatcaaaggacccacactggggagaaaccatataaatgcatggaatgtggaaagagctttagtcagagttgtGAACTTAAGGTACATCagagaacccacactggggagaaaccatataaatgcatggaatgtggaaagagctttactcagagtggtcagcttatggcacatcaaaggactcacacaggggagaaaccgtataaatgcatggaatgtggaaagagctttagtcagagtggtcaccttagggtacatcaacggacccacactggggagaaaccacataaatgcatggattgtggaaagagctttagtcacagttgtctgcttaggttacatcaaaggacccacactggggagaaaccacataaatgcatggaatgtggaaacagctttagtcacagtgctgcccttaggtcacatcaaaggactcacactggggagaaaccacataaatgcatggaatgtggaaagagctttagtcagagtagtaaTCTTAAGTCACATcacaggacccacactggggagaaaccacataaatgcatggaatgtggaaagagctttagtcagagtggtcaccttacggtacatcaaaggacacacactggggagaaaccacataaatgcatggaatgtgaaaacagctttagtcacagtgctgcccttaggtcacatcaaaggactcacactggggagaaaccacataaatgcatggaatgtggaaagggctttagtcggaatggtgaacttaggttacatcaaaggacccacacgggggagaagccatataaatgcatggaatgtggaaagagctttagtcagagtggtcatcttagggtacatcaaaggacccacactggggagaaaccacataaatgcatgaaatgtggaaagagctttcgtcATAgtagtcatcttagggtacataaaaggacccacactggggtcAAAATGCTGACGTAA